The Ignicoccus islandicus DSM 13165 sequence TAGATGCACCAATAATGGACGCTGGAAACTACTTCCTTGTTTCCTTTCCAGAGAAGGCTGAACTTATGCAATGTAGTGGAATCGCGGAGATGAATGAGACCTACGTAGGTAAGGAAGTCGTTTTGGACGTCTTTGTTACTATTAATACAGCTACATTTTATTCTCTTAGGCAAATTATCAGTATCACCATTGCTCATGATGAATGGAAAAGAGTAAACTGGACGCAAATACTCCCATCTCCAGCAGAACTCATGCCTAGTTGTGAGGTCCGTTGTTCACAAGTCTATGCTACGATGTACGTAAGTCGAGGAGCAATTACTAGCAGCGGCAAAATCGTCCTACCAGAAACATCTTTCAAAGCAATGGGTTTCTTAAAACCGTGTTTAGGAGAAATTCCCATTCTGAGTATTAACGAACTAAGAACAATCACGTATAACTTCGTTACTTCGTTTACCCCTATCTTTAAACCTCTCGAAAACGCAAACAGTGAAACGTCTTCAATACCAATTGTCAGTTTAATGATAATCATGTCCTATTCAATATGGAGGCTAAAAGGTAGAAGAAAGATTATTACTTATGTTTCGCATGAACGGAATGGTTAGAGTGAGAGGATGCCAGAGTACACGGCAAAGGTTTATAGAAAAGACAACACTGTATACTTAATACTGATCAGAGGTAAAAGAAGGGAATATATCCATCGCTGCATAGGCTTTGTGATTAATGGGAACGAAATAAAATCAATTGATGGTAAAGTAGAAGCTCGCCTACCATTTGACGTTGATCCCGAAATAGTAATTAGAGCGTTACAGACCATTGGTGATTGGTTCATTAAAAGATTATCTCAAGGAAGAGGAAGAATAGGGTATTTAACCGAGATTGCAATCAAACATGTAGTTTACATGCTTTGCAAAGAAGAGAAAAAGAAACAAGGAATTAAGCAAACGGAGTGCTTGAAGCAGTCCGAAGTTAAGACAAGTCGCGGTAAGGTGACATGGAAGGCTATATACCAATTATATTCGAATGCGAGCGATCTTGAAAAATCTCTATCAGAACCTAATTACTGGGAAGGCGAGTTGCCTGAAGAATGCACCGTACAAGTAAGTGAAACTTCCAGTGATAAGTAATCGATTTATGACTCGTAATCCATTAGTTTTCTTTGGCTAAGTAGTTTAGAAGAACTCAAGAACGGCATCTCATTCAACACAATCTTTTGGAATTCCCTCTCATCTAATTTAATTCCACTTAAGGCATTACGTACAGCGAGTTTTACGCCTTCCCTAACTTGCCATACTCCTAAAGGTAAGTAGTAGTCCTTACTTATTTCTCGTATCACCAGTACCGACGCGCTAGTGCCTTCTTCTGCTAAAGCCTGTAATGCCCCTGCCTTAGTTGCATGGAATCCACCATCGGAAGGATCTGATGCTTTAGATGTAGGCAGTGGACCTTCATAGTTATAAATAATTACATCTTTATTAGGGCTCCATAAGGTCCCTTTCTTCCATATTTCAAACATTTCTACTATTGGAGGTCCTGGCTTCAATATAACTATATATCTATTACTGTAATGTTCATATGTTCCTAGATGAATAGAATTAACCCACTTTCGCTTTAATATGGTTTCCTTTAAGTGTTTTGAGATAATTTGATCTACAGCCGTAATTGCCCATCTCGTCGGCACCAATTTCTTTCTTTTTCCCAATAATCCCAAGCTCAATGCTTTTTGGAGGGCGTAAACGTCTCTACCGTACTCGTAAAGTTCCCTTAAAGCCACTTCGGCCTTTATTCTTTCCTCGAACTTACGTTCTATTAAAGAATCGACTTTCGGATTAGATTGCACCTTTACCTCTTGCGCTCGCGCGCTTGGACCTATCGGTGCAATTAAGCCATCTAATTTCGGTGGAATTACCTTACCTTCTATTCTAGCTTCTACGTCTACGGGTTTTTCTGAAATTCCCGCCCAGATTACCTCGTTATCAAGTAATTCCTCAACTCTCCTCACATCTACTTTTTTAAATGGGTTAAGCATCTCCATTCTGAGATTAGCTACTTCCTCTAAACCTAGCCTCATTCTGACCCACTCCGTAGGTGCATCGCGAAGCCTCGGATCGCCGTAAGGTGAAAGGGAGAGCGCTAGCGGTACCTTAGGGTACCCGCTCTCTCCTACTAAGGGGGATGGCGGTGAAGGGGCATCAGCTACGTGACCTTCCCATCTGGCTCTATTGAAGGCGCGTAGCCTTTGAAGTATCGGGCACCGAGGTAGACCACATAATCTCTTGTAACCCTTACACCTCGCACATAGATCTGGATCTATACGCTTCAAAATTCACCTTTTTCAGGTAGCGAGAACAACTCTTTTGAGTTTGACCTAATTTTTCTAATCAATCCTTGTCTTAGAGCTTCAGCAATTATTTTCCTCGCCTCTACTGCATTGTATCCCTTCGAGGCCATTTCCTCGATTATCTGCAATGAGGTGAGCGGACCCTTACTCTTTTTAAGAACGTCTATTAGGTCTTCAATCCTCTGGGTCACGAATACCACACTCCGTTATCTCGAAGACGGTCTCTCCCTCGGGTAAGTGTGGCGCGTCTACCATTCTTGCTATTCTCTTGTTGCCTCTACTCTTCTTTAACTGTACTCTGACGCCCGGCGCATGGTAAAGTACGTGACCACCTACTGCTTGAGTAGGATCACCATAGAATACATCAGGCTTTGCCATCACTTGATTCGTAATAACGACGGCTACGTTATATATTTCGGCTAGTCTACTCAGTTGATGGAGATGCTTATTTAGTTTTTGTTGTCTAACGGCCAAGTTCTCTCTACCTGGATATTCTGCCCTGAAGTGACTAGTTACCGAGTCCACGACGACTAACCTAATATTTTCCTTAGGAACTAATCCGAATAGCTCTTCAACTACAGCCATTTGATGATCGCTGTTAACCGCCCTCATATAGTATATGTTCTCCATTGCAAGTTCTGGATCCAGGCCCGCGCACCTCGCCATTTGTTCTATTCTTTCCCACCTGAAGGTACCTTCGGTATCTATGTAAACTGCTTTGGCGATGTTTTCCCCTTCCGTGAGTCCTCCTTGGTCAGTAGGCAATTGGACGTTAACGCTTAATTGGTGAGATATCTGGCTCTTACCGCTTCCGAACTCACCGAAGAATTCAGTAATCGTTTTAGTTTCAACTCCTCCACCTAGTAATTCGTCCAAGTTGCTCGAGCCGGTAGTTATCTTCTTCAAGTTCATTCTTTCCATTTTTACCTCCTTTGCCGTCTTGAAACGTATGTCTAAGAGCTCCCTTGCAGCCTTTATTATTTTGTGTGCCGTAGCGAGGGGAATCCCTGCAACTGATACGAGCTCCTCGGGAGTAGCTACGGCTATTGCCTCTATAGTAGTATAGCCAGCTTCTACTAGCTTAGAGGCTGTTGTTGGCCCGACTCCCGGTAGGTCTGCTATAGACCTAGGTCTGATCTCGTTTTCACTCATTTCTTCCAGTCCCCGAAAGGTGATTTGAGGTTCAGATAGGTATATTAATTAAGGCGTTACCTAGAAAGAGCATCTCACTCCGGGTCCTCCTTGGCGATAACTATCTCCAAGTTCCTTCATTAAGACGTATTGGGCTATTTGACCGGTGCAATGAGTAGGTATTACTAACTCGGGGGACTTGGAAGCGAGATATTTCGCAACCTCGCGTATCCTCTCTTCATTAGCTCCAAGTAAGTGTAAACCACCTATCAATGCTCTCAAATTGCTTGAGTTAGTTACTTTAAGTCCGTATTCAACTACGTTTTCAACACCGGCATGTCCGCATCCAGTTATTACAACGAGACCCTTCGGCGTCTTAACGTATAGTGCTGCATCGTCCTTCACGAGATCTTGAACTATTCCCTTTTCGGGATCTAGTCTATATACTAAACCGCTATGGCTAGGTCCCCATTCCCTCGGTATCTCGCCAGAGAAGTATACGCCATCAACTAACTCCAAAGGCAGTCTCGTTGTTATGACGGGGACGCCTAGTTGATCTTTCTTGAATGGAATTCCTATTTCTCTTAGTACACCATTTATTCTAGCAAACTTCGAATCGAATGCGTCCGGATGAACCACTATGGGTGCTCTTGCGACCTCTAAAACCTTTTTTAAACCACCTGTATGGTCTCTATGACCGTGACTGATAACTATGTAATCGGGCTTAAGTTCTACGCCTAATTTGCTTGCATTGTGTAGTAGAACGTCGCCAGTAAGCCCCGTATCGAAAAGTATTTGAACGTCCTCTTTTTGTAGGAGCGCAGCAAAGCCGTATTCCGCAAGAAGCTCTTGGGTTAACTGAGGTATTAGACCAGCGTAAACGTCTGAGAGTATAGTTATTTCCACGAAAGTATCCCCGTAACTTTACGTGTTAATGAGAGAAAATAAGGGTTAT is a genomic window containing:
- a CDS encoding Nre family DNA repair protein, which produces MKRIDPDLCARCKGYKRLCGLPRCPILQRLRAFNRARWEGHVADAPSPPSPLVGESGYPKVPLALSLSPYGDPRLRDAPTEWVRMRLGLEEVANLRMEMLNPFKKVDVRRVEELLDNEVIWAGISEKPVDVEARIEGKVIPPKLDGLIAPIGPSARAQEVKVQSNPKVDSLIERKFEERIKAEVALRELYEYGRDVYALQKALSLGLLGKRKKLVPTRWAITAVDQIISKHLKETILKRKWVNSIHLGTYEHYSNRYIVILKPGPPIVEMFEIWKKGTLWSPNKDVIIYNYEGPLPTSKASDPSDGGFHATKAGALQALAEEGTSASVLVIREISKDYYLPLGVWQVREGVKLAVRNALSGIKLDEREFQKIVLNEMPFLSSSKLLSQRKLMDYES
- the radA gene encoding DNA repair and recombination protein RadA codes for the protein MSENEIRPRSIADLPGVGPTTASKLVEAGYTTIEAIAVATPEELVSVAGIPLATAHKIIKAARELLDIRFKTAKEVKMERMNLKKITTGSSNLDELLGGGVETKTITEFFGEFGSGKSQISHQLSVNVQLPTDQGGLTEGENIAKAVYIDTEGTFRWERIEQMARCAGLDPELAMENIYYMRAVNSDHQMAVVEELFGLVPKENIRLVVVDSVTSHFRAEYPGRENLAVRQQKLNKHLHQLSRLAEIYNVAVVITNQVMAKPDVFYGDPTQAVGGHVLYHAPGVRVQLKKSRGNKRIARMVDAPHLPEGETVFEITECGIRDPED
- a CDS encoding MBL fold metallo-hydrolase; this translates as MEITILSDVYAGLIPQLTQELLAEYGFAALLQKEDVQILFDTGLTGDVLLHNASKLGVELKPDYIVISHGHRDHTGGLKKVLEVARAPIVVHPDAFDSKFARINGVLREIGIPFKKDQLGVPVITTRLPLELVDGVYFSGEIPREWGPSHSGLVYRLDPEKGIVQDLVKDDAALYVKTPKGLVVITGCGHAGVENVVEYGLKVTNSSNLRALIGGLHLLGANEERIREVAKYLASKSPELVIPTHCTGQIAQYVLMKELGDSYRQGGPGVRCSF